In Actinoplanes sp. NBC_00393, a single genomic region encodes these proteins:
- a CDS encoding endo-1,4-beta-xylanase translates to MAARVGLRIGTAVNADQLGTNEKYTQITAEQFSSVTAENAMKWAEVEATRGTYTWEKADQLVAFAKQNRQLVRGHTLLWHNQLPAWLSTDGYTTTLSDEEVKAALKKHIFAQMRHFKGDIWQWDVVNEAFDDNGQPRQTIWYKAWGGTGYIADAFRWAHQADPRALLFYNDYNLEFTGPKSNAVYALVQSLKAQRVPIHGVGFQGHLSTQYGYPDLLSNLQRFAALGQKVALTEVDVRTATKPEAVNEPVNPLAPYAQESYWSRTLKACLAVRACISFTPWGFGDAYSWVPGWFSDPQEGAALIYDEQLNPKGQYHVLQQDLALAAGAPRR, encoded by the coding sequence TTGGCCGCGCGGGTGGGCCTGCGCATCGGCACGGCCGTGAACGCGGACCAGCTGGGCACCAACGAGAAGTACACGCAGATCACCGCCGAGCAGTTCTCGAGCGTCACCGCGGAGAACGCGATGAAGTGGGCCGAAGTGGAGGCCACCCGCGGCACCTACACCTGGGAGAAGGCCGACCAGCTCGTCGCGTTCGCGAAGCAGAACCGGCAGCTGGTGCGCGGCCACACGCTGCTCTGGCACAACCAGCTGCCGGCCTGGCTGTCCACCGACGGCTACACCACCACCCTCTCGGACGAGGAGGTGAAGGCGGCCCTGAAGAAGCACATCTTCGCTCAGATGCGCCACTTCAAGGGCGACATCTGGCAGTGGGACGTGGTCAACGAGGCCTTCGACGACAACGGGCAGCCCCGCCAGACCATCTGGTACAAGGCGTGGGGCGGCACCGGCTACATCGCCGACGCGTTCCGCTGGGCGCACCAGGCCGATCCCCGCGCCCTGCTCTTCTACAACGACTACAACCTGGAATTCACCGGGCCCAAGAGCAACGCGGTGTACGCCTTGGTGCAATCGCTCAAGGCGCAGCGCGTACCGATCCACGGTGTCGGATTCCAGGGTCACCTGTCCACCCAGTACGGCTACCCCGACCTGCTCAGCAACCTGCAGCGCTTCGCCGCCCTGGGACAGAAGGTGGCCCTGACCGAGGTGGACGTGCGCACCGCGACCAAGCCCGAAGCCGTCAACGAGCCGGTGAACCCGCTCGCCCCGTACGCCCAGGAGAGCTACTGGTCCCGGACGCTGAAGGCCTGCCTGGCGGTACGCGCCTGCATCTCGTTCACGCCGTGGGGGTTCGGTGACGCCTATTCGTGGGTGCCCGGCTGGTTCTCCGACCCGCAGGAGGGTGCTGCTCTGATCTATGACGAGCAGCTGAACCCGAAGGGCCAGTACCACGTGCTGCAGCAGGACCTGGCGCTGGCCGCGGGCGCCCCGCGTCGCTGA